GACCGCAAAAAAAGAGTCAGGGTACCACCTTCAGGCATTTCGTATAATGCGTTGGCAACCAGGTTCGTAAAAATCTGTTCAATCTCAAGAAAATCAGCATGAATTGAGGGTGTTGATCGGTCTATATCCAATTTAAGGGTAACTTTCTGACGATCAATCTTCAGTTGGCACTCTCTGAGCACCTTCTCGATAACATCTGCTATATCAAGCGGCTTTTGAGTTGTTTTTTCGTCATGATCAGATGCCAGCATCTGCACCAAAATATCATCAATCCTCTCTACCTCTTGAGTAATTTTAGAGACATAATTCTTATTTTCTTCATCTAATCCTTCATTTGAAAGAAGAATTTGAGCAAACAGATTTATTGAATTGAGTGGATTACGAATTTCATGTGCCATACCTGCCGATATGTGTCCGAGGGTTGCAAGTTTTTCCGCCTGAACAATCTCTTTATGGGCTTGCTCCAATTCTGTGCTTTTTTCTCGAACGCGATCTTCCAGCTTTAAATTCCAACGCTGAATTTCCCCCTGTAACATCTCCCGTTCTTTGAGTAATACACGATTTTCTATTTCAATCTTCCTCAATGATAGAATTGTATTAATTCTTTCTCTCAAGCTGTTGTTTGCAAAAGGTTTACGTAAGTAATCGGCCGCTCCCGCCTTCATCACTTCAACAGCTACTTCTTCACTCCCCTTCCCCGTAAACATGAGCACATAGGTATCCGGATACTGCTGACGAATTTTCTTGAGCGCTTCTAAGCCATTCATAACCGGCATCATATAGTCAAGTAAGACCAGGGCGGGTCTATATTTTTCAACCAGCAGCAGACATTCCTCACCATTTTCTGCCGAGTAAACTTCGAACCCTATTTTCTCTAATAGAAAATTTGCAAGCTTGGCAATCGTTTTATCATCATCAGCGACGATAATTCTTTCACCTGCAAAAGGATTATGCTGAAAAACCATTGTCCACCTCATTTGAACTAAAAGTAAATGTCATTAAATGTGAACTATAGCAAGAGACAAAATTTTGAGCAAAAAAACATATAAAAAAGCAGCCATAACGGCTGCTTTTTTGTCAAAATTTCAGGACACCAATAAATATATATATTCGCTTGATTATTCTCCTAATTTTACGGTCAAAACCGGCACATCAGATTTTCTAACAACTTTTTCTGCTGTACTGCCAAACAGAACATGATCAATACCGGTCCGGCCATGAGTTCCAAGAACAATCAAATCAGCTGATTTTTCCTCAGCCTGTTTAATAATTTGTTCATAGGGTAATCCAGCAACAATAAGACATTCATAATCTGTAAAATCAACCAGATTGCTCCGGCAAAAACTTTCCATCATTTTCTGAGCACCCTCTTCAATCTCCTCCTCGAGCTTTTCAAATGAAATATGAGGGACATAAAACCCACGCAAATTGACAGGTTCGTTAATAACATGCAGAACAAGTAACTTTGCAGAAAAACTCTTTGCCAATGATAATGCCATCTGGAACGCATTATCCGAACTGTCAGAGAAATCAATAGCCGTTAAAACTGTCGATATTTTTTTCATAGTCACCTCCTGTCAGGGAACAAAATTACTCCCCCTCAATGAAAACGGTTGTGTTAAGGTTTTTTGAATAATCGTGCGTAAGTTTTCCATCTTAAACGGCTTATGTAAACACTCAAAAACTCCAAGATCAGCTAATTTCAGGTCATAATCCTCTTCAATACAAGCAGTCATCATAATGACTTTTATGTGGGGGATAATATTGATTCAATTTGCGGACAAAGACGAAACCATTCATCTTTGGCATATTGATATCTGTTATAACCAGATCAACCGTTTTTTCATCAAGATACTCTAAAGCTTCTATCCCATTGGCAACAGACTCGGTTTTATATCCATCCTGACAGAGCATCTTCACTAAACCAATGCGGGTATTATGTTCGTCATCAACAATTAAGATTGTCGTCATTGCTACCCTCGAAAACTAATCGCTTACTACGAGTGTAACAGTGGGTACCAATCTGTCAAGATGCCTAACTGAATGATTATATTCTGTTATAACTATTTTTTGAGGGCGCTGACACTATAGCCCCAGACGATAAAGATCAAGAGTCAGGTAATGTTTTCAATATACTGCTTGCCTTTTGTCCAAGCTCAGAAGAAGGTGACACTTCGAGGATTATTTTCAGTTGATCGACAGCTTCATCCACTGATTTTTCCTGCAATAATAAAATAGCAAGCTGGTAACGTGCTCTGATGAATTGTGGCGCAACACTTATAGCACGTTGTAAGGAATACTTTTCTTGATCAACATTCCCCATCTCATGATAAATCTCGCTTTTAAGATAATAGGCAGAGGCATAACGGGGAGACATCTTTATTGCTTTTGTTGCATAATCCAATGCGGTATTGAAATCATTCTTCTTAAAATAAGCATAGGCCTGGCCGGCAACAGCAACATGGGCATTTGCAAAAAGAAGATTATTCGCAGCCAGATCAAAATAATGAATAGCTTTTTCCCACTCCTCCATTTCGAGATAGAGACTCGCCAAATTGTTCTGATATCGTGGTTCATTATTGTCTAGATCAAGCGCTTTCAAATAGTGCGTTTCAGCTTGTGGAAAGGCTTTTTTCAGCTGATAAGCCTGAGCTAAAGCAACGTGTATTGAACTGTTCTCCGGATCTTGCTTCACTGCAATCAACAATTCTTTCAAAGCAAGAGTCGGATTTCTAGACTGGAGATGAGCCATAGCCAGCTTATAATGGGTATCTGCCTGTTGAACATCCTGGTTTGCTTCACGAGTGACAGGAGCACAGGAACAAAGGCCTACCACAAGAACAATAAGAACAGTTTTCAATCTTCTGAGCATCAAATTCCTCCGATTAAAATCACAATGAAGCAAAAAAACGCCCCAGGCTTTCAAGGCTGCGGCGACGCAGCTTGAGCATTTCTTCATCTTTTTTTATCGAGACTTCGGACCTGTTAACAGCCTTATTTTTGGGTAATTGACTAATAGGCAAAGCGGACCAATAAGACCGCTTTTTTTGATCAGATAATAAATGGAAATCAGATTCATTGAGAACAAATCCCATTGACTCTATAAAGCTATAACCCTCTTCATAGACTGCTTCGGCATCTTCAACCGGCAATTCTCCAAACTTGGGAACAAAAAAGATTGATGATTGACTCTCTTCCAAATAAAAAGCGACCACGATCAGAACCTTACTCCCTCCTGAAATCTGAAGGAGATAAGCCTGGCATAATTGCGGAGGATAACCTGCAAAAGCCAACTGTACAGAACCTGAGGCAACGTGCAGGTGGGTTACTTTTTCTGCAGGGACGTTAAGATTCTTAAGCTGCTTATGCTGAATAAACATGAATTATTCCTCTGAAAGCTTCAGTCTATCGAGTTCATTAACTTACAAATTTATCGTCCTTAGTCAATATCAGCAAACTCCGTAAGAAGTTTTATCCGTTTATAACGGTTTTCAATCTCTGAATAGTCTATTTCTTTAAGTCGATCAAGACTAAATCTTTCAACGGTAAAAGAAGCCATAACCGTTCCAAAAACAGTGGCCTTGCGTAGATTCTGTTCCTCAAGGTTTCTGGTTGCAGCAAGATACCCGACAAACCCACCGGCAAAGGTATCTCCAGCACCAGTCGGATCAAATACTTCTTCCAGGGGGTATGCGGGAGCAGAAAAAATAGAGCCTTCACCGAACATAAGAACACCATATTCACCACGCTTGACAACCAGGGTTTTGGGACCGAAACCGCGCACAATATCAGCCGCCTTCAGCAGATTTGGTTCATCTGCCAGTTGACGCACTTCAGCTTCATTAATCAGCAAGATATCGACCTTGGAAAGGGTCTTGATTAATTCAGCTTTTTTCCCCTCAATCCAGAAGTTCATTGTGTCACAAGCAACCAGCTTTGGGTTTTTAACCTGCTGAAGAACCTCCAGTTGCAATTCGGGATCAATATTCGCCAGAAACACATACTCTGCGTCACGATAATTTTCCGGTAAAACAGGTTGGAATGATTCAAAAACGTTGAGATGAGTTTCTAATGTATGAGCTTCGTTCAAATCGTAGTCATATCGCCCTTTCCAACGAAATGTTTTCCCTTGCGTTCTCTGTAGTCCGGCAAGATCAATATTACGGCTCTTGAGAAAATCGACATGCTTCTGGGGAAAATCATCTCC
This window of the uncultured Desulfuromusa sp. genome carries:
- a CDS encoding response regulator, producing MVFQHNPFAGERIIVADDDKTIAKLANFLLEKIGFEVYSAENGEECLLLVEKYRPALVLLDYMMPVMNGLEALKKIRQQYPDTYVLMFTGKGSEEVAVEVMKAGAADYLRKPFANNSLRERINTILSLRKIEIENRVLLKEREMLQGEIQRWNLKLEDRVREKSTELEQAHKEIVQAEKLATLGHISAGMAHEIRNPLNSINLFAQILLSNEGLDEENKNYVSKITQEVERIDDILVQMLASDHDEKTTQKPLDIADVIEKVLRECQLKIDRQKVTLKLDIDRSTPSIHADFLEIEQIFTNLVANALYEMPEGGTLTLFLRSDEDNIYAGVSDTGPGIPKDNISRIFDPFFTTKEKGTGFGLSVVLRIIKSYGGKIKVENLPDSGAGFLIELPLFPQSVH
- a CDS encoding universal stress protein, coding for MKKISTVLTAIDFSDSSDNAFQMALSLAKSFSAKLLVLHVINEPVNLRGFYVPHISFEKLEEEIEEGAQKMMESFCRSNLVDFTDYECLIVAGLPYEQIIKQAEEKSADLIVLGTHGRTGIDHVLFGSTAEKVVRKSDVPVLTVKLGE
- a CDS encoding response regulator, with amino-acid sequence MTTILIVDDEHNTRIGLVKMLCQDGYKTESVANGIEALEYLDEKTVDLVITDINMPKMNGFVFVRKLNQYYPPHKSHYDDCLY
- a CDS encoding tetratricopeptide repeat protein, with the translated sequence MLRRLKTVLIVLVVGLCSCAPVTREANQDVQQADTHYKLAMAHLQSRNPTLALKELLIAVKQDPENSSIHVALAQAYQLKKAFPQAETHYLKALDLDNNEPRYQNNLASLYLEMEEWEKAIHYFDLAANNLLFANAHVAVAGQAYAYFKKNDFNTALDYATKAIKMSPRYASAYYLKSEIYHEMGNVDQEKYSLQRAISVAPQFIRARYQLAILLLQEKSVDEAVDQLKIILEVSPSSELGQKASSILKTLPDS
- a CDS encoding PfkB family carbohydrate kinase, which translates into the protein MSILVVGSVAFDSIKTPFGVAEEVLGGSASYFSTSSSFFTEVSLVAVVGDDFPQKHVDFLKSRNIDLAGLQRTQGKTFRWKGRYDYDLNEAHTLETHLNVFESFQPVLPENYRDAEYVFLANIDPELQLEVLQQVKNPKLVACDTMNFWIEGKKAELIKTLSKVDILLINEAEVRQLADEPNLLKAADIVRGFGPKTLVVKRGEYGVLMFGEGSIFSAPAYPLEEVFDPTGAGDTFAGGFVGYLAATRNLEEQNLRKATVFGTVMASFTVERFSLDRLKEIDYSEIENRYKRIKLLTEFADID